The Ectothiorhodospiraceae bacterium 2226 region TCACCGATGCCGAAACCGACGTCGCCCTGCGCCTGGTCGAGGGTCAGCCGCCGGAGGCCATCGCCGCCGGGCGCGGCGCCTCGCTGGGCACCGTCCGTACCCAGATCCGCGCCATCTACGCCAAGCTCGACGTGCATCACCTGAGCGAACTCGTGGCGCGCATCAATCAGCTGCGCTGAGCGCTGCCTATCGCCTCCTGCGTACTCCCGGCAACTCTCTATATCGACGGACTCCCGCAGCACGCTGCAGTGGTACCGAGCGACTGCGAGGGCGCCGGACGAAGGCGATGCCTGGAGCGGGAGTACATACCCTTGCAGCGATAAGCGTCGCGCGACACACTCGAAGGACCCCGGCCACGGCCGGATCAACGCAGCCCTGATCCAGGGTGTAATGCTAATCTAGGCGCATGGACACCCTGCACATCTACAGCATCGCCGTATGCCCCTTCGCACAGCGCACGCGCATCCTGCTGCGCCTGAAGGACATCCCCTTCGAATTACACGAGCTAGATCTCACGCGCCCGTCCGATCCCGACTTTCTCGCGCTGAACCCCTCCGGGCAGGTGCCGGTGATCGTGCACCAGGGCAAGGTGCTGAACGAGTCCAGCGTCATTAACGAATATCTGGAAGATGTTTTTCCCGCGCCGCCGGTGTTCCCGTCCGATCCTTATAAAAAGGCCGTGGCGCGCGCGCTCATCGCCTACTGCAATGAGCAGTTCATCCCGGCGATGTACACGCTGCTCATGAACCAGAACCCGGCGCGCGATGCGCAGCTCACCGACCAGGCGTTGGAGACCTGGGCGCGCGTGGACGCGTTGTTGATGCGCCACAACCCGGAAGGCACCTGGCTATGGGACGACAGCGGCTTCGGCATGGCCGAGTTGTCCTACGCCACCTTCTTCCAGCGCTATTGCCTGAACGCGTACTACCGCGGCTTCGAGTTGCCGAACGAGGAGCGCTACGCGCGCGTGCGCCGCTGGCGCGACGCGATGCTCCCCCATCCCCTGGTGAGGGAAACGGGCATGAGTGACGAGGATTACATCAAGCTCTACTACGACTACGCGCTCGGCTACGGCAACGGCG contains the following coding sequences:
- a CDS encoding glutathione S-transferase family protein — translated: MDTLHIYSIAVCPFAQRTRILLRLKDIPFELHELDLTRPSDPDFLALNPSGQVPVIVHQGKVLNESSVINEYLEDVFPAPPVFPSDPYKKAVARALIAYCNEQFIPAMYTLLMNQNPARDAQLTDQALETWARVDALLMRHNPEGTWLWDDSGFGMAELSYATFFQRYCLNAYYRGFELPNEERYARVRRWRDAMLPHPLVRETGMSDEDYIKLYYDYALGYGNGAVPPGRDRSSFDLSVPLAQRPMPSPDRPQPLPREL